The Thermodesulfobacteriota bacterium genome contains a region encoding:
- the murJ gene encoding murein biosynthesis integral membrane protein MurJ codes for MSHKHEITRSAGLVGSLTFMSRIMGLVRDMVITYFFGAEAQTDAFYVAFRIPNLLRRLFAEGSLTISFIPVFTSYLETKSREETKRISDITFTLLFFVLALVSIAGIILSPLIIKLFASGFKGETFHLAVTLNRIMFPYIFLISLSALSMGILNSLRHFFAPAFSPVIFNVFIVMTVILIHTSLNVPITSLAIGVIIGGVIQLVFQLPFLKQRDFLFKFRKNFRHPAVKRIGLLMVPQLFGLAVYNLNIIVNTQYASYMPEGTVSYLYLSERLIEFPLGIVAVSIATVLLPSLSSHISKGETELFKENYSYALRLMLFVMVPALVGLIVLRVPICNLLYQRGEFTYLSTINTSQALLGYAVGIWAVGGIRITAPTFYSMQDTKTPVIIAFLAFIINAIIGYLLGFTFGLRHTGLALASSISSMFNFAVLFIILNKRVGKIDINEAIILCIKIAVASILMGLLAWEISKRGNWTGSETSIEKILFLTMSLLGSSAVYLIISKLLKIDEVDQLIGLLRRKSIIK; via the coding sequence GTGAGTCACAAACACGAGATCACACGCTCAGCCGGATTGGTAGGGTCCCTTACATTCATGAGTCGCATCATGGGATTGGTAAGGGATATGGTAATCACGTATTTCTTCGGGGCAGAAGCCCAGACAGACGCCTTCTATGTCGCCTTTAGGATACCAAATCTTCTCAGAAGGCTTTTTGCGGAAGGCTCTTTAACTATCTCATTCATACCGGTTTTCACGAGTTATCTCGAAACCAAGTCAAGGGAAGAGACAAAGAGGATCTCAGATATAACCTTCACGTTGCTCTTTTTTGTTCTAGCCCTTGTGTCAATAGCTGGAATAATACTTTCTCCTCTCATAATTAAGCTTTTTGCCTCTGGGTTTAAGGGTGAAACATTTCATCTTGCGGTCACGCTGAACCGCATAATGTTCCCATACATTTTTCTTATTTCCCTGTCCGCGCTCTCCATGGGGATATTAAACTCCCTCAGGCATTTCTTCGCCCCGGCATTTTCACCAGTGATCTTTAATGTATTTATTGTGATGACAGTCATCCTTATTCACACAAGCCTCAACGTCCCCATTACATCCCTTGCAATAGGAGTGATCATTGGCGGAGTCATTCAACTTGTGTTTCAGCTCCCATTCCTAAAGCAGAGAGATTTTCTTTTCAAATTTAGAAAAAACTTTCGACACCCTGCAGTAAAAAGGATTGGATTACTAATGGTACCTCAGCTCTTCGGTCTCGCCGTGTATAACCTTAACATAATCGTAAACACCCAGTATGCATCCTACATGCCAGAGGGGACAGTCTCTTATCTCTATCTTTCCGAAAGGCTGATTGAATTTCCTCTTGGAATAGTTGCAGTATCCATCGCTACGGTCTTGCTCCCCAGCCTTTCTTCTCATATATCAAAAGGAGAGACAGAACTCTTTAAAGAAAATTACTCCTACGCTCTACGACTCATGCTCTTTGTAATGGTTCCGGCCCTGGTGGGACTAATCGTCCTCAGAGTTCCTATTTGCAACCTTTTATACCAGAGGGGTGAGTTCACCTATCTGTCTACTATAAATACCTCCCAGGCCCTTTTAGGATACGCCGTGGGAATTTGGGCCGTAGGAGGGATTCGGATTACTGCCCCAACATTCTATTCTATGCAGGATACCAAGACCCCTGTCATAATAGCTTTTTTGGCATTTATCATTAATGCCATCATAGGTTATCTGCTTGGATTTACATTTGGATTGAGACACACCGGACTCGCGCTGGCAAGCTCAATATCATCTATGTTTAATTTCGCCGTTCTTTTCATAATCCTCAATAAGCGAGTCGGGAAAATAGATATAAATGAAGCCATTATCCTTTGCATTAAGATTGCAGTAGCATCTATATTAATGGGGCTGCTCGCATGGGAAATATCTAAACGCGGGAATTGGACGGGTAGCGAAACCTCAATCGAAAAGATCCTATTCCTGACAATGTCCTTATTAGGCTCATCAGCGGTCTATCTTATAATATCAAAACTTTTAAAGATAGACGAGGTTGACCAACTCATAGGTCTCTTAAGAAGGAAATCCATAATCAAA